Genomic DNA from Shewanella woodyi ATCC 51908:
CTTGCTACTGGTGGTGCGGGACGTATTTTCGCTTCGACCACTAATGCGCATATTAATACTGGTGACGGTGTTGGCATGGCGATGCGCGCTGGCGTTCAGATGCAAGATATGGAGATGTGGCAGTTCCATCCAACAGGTATCGCTGGTGCGGGCGTTCTGGTAACAGAAGGCTGTCGTGGTGAAGGTGGATACCTGTTAAATAAAGATGGCGAACGCTTTATGGAGCGCTATGCTCCGAATGCGAAAGATTTAGCGTCACGAGATGTGGTTGCACGCTCTATGATGACTGAGATCCGTGAAGGTCGTGGTTTAGATGGACCATTAGGCCCTCACTGTTTACTTAAGCTTGATCACTTAGGTAAAGAAACACTCGAAGCGCGTCTTCCTGGTGTTTGTGAGCTGTCTCGTACCTTCGCTCATATCGATCCTGCAGATGGTCCAATCCCTGTACTACCAACGTGTCATTACATGATGGGTGGTCTTCCTGCTAAAGTTAGTGGACAGGTTATCCGTCAAAATGGTGATGGAACAGAGCAAGATGTCGTTGGTTTGTTTGCGGTCGGTGAAATTGCTTGTGTATCTGTACACGGTGCTAACCGTCTCGGTGGTAACTCGCTACTTGATTTAGTGGTATTTGGTCGTGCAGCTGGTCAGCATCTAGGTAAAGCACTTGATGAAACTGCGACACCTAAGGATGCAACTGAAGCTGATATTGCTCAATCTCTTGAACGTTTAAATCGTTGGGAAAGCAATAAAGACGGTGAAGACCCAGCGCAAATCCGTAAAGATTTACAGCTTTGTATGCAGCTTAACTTCTCTGTATTCCGTAGTGGCGATGCGATGGCTGAAGGGCTTAAAGAGCTTAAAGCTATTCGTGAACGTTTAGCTAATGCTAAGCTTTCAGATAACTCGACAGAGTTCAATACTCAACGCATTGAGTGTCTTGAGCTGGATAACTTGATGGCAACGGCGATAGCAACTGCTTATGCTGCAAACTATCGTACCGAAAGTCGTGGTGCTCATTCACGTGAAGATTTCTTAGACCGTGATGATGATAACTGGTTATGTCACAGTGTCTTCGACCCGGTTAGCGAAGAGATGACTAAGCGTGATGTGAACATGGAGCCTAAGCTTCGTGATGCCTTCCCACCGATTAAGCGTACTTACTAAGGAGATTGAGATGAATTTGAATATCGCAATTTATCGCTATAATCCCGATGTAGACGCGAAGCCGTATATGAAGGATTACACGTTGGAAGTGGCTGAAGGGACCGATATGATGGTTCTCGATGCACTGATGCTTTTGAAAGAACAAGATCCAACGTTAGCATTTCGTCGCTCATGCCGTGAAGGTGTTTGTGGTAGTGACGGTCTAAATATGAATGGTAAAAACGGCCTGGCATGTATCACGCCTGTGTCGACATTCAAAGGTAAGAAGATAGAGATCAGACCACTGCCTGGCATGCCTGTTGTCCGCGATCTTATTGTGGACTTATCTCAATTCTACAAGCAGTATGAGAAGATAAAGCCGTATCTGATTAATGATGAGAAAACGCCTGCGCGTGAACATCTGCAATCACCTGAAGAGCGTGCGCATCTTGATGGTTTATATGAATGCATCATGTGTGCTTGTTGTTCTACTGCTTGTCCATCATTCTGGT
This window encodes:
- the sdhA gene encoding succinate dehydrogenase flavoprotein subunit; amino-acid sequence: MSIPVREFDAVVIGAGGAGMRAALQISKEGKSCALLSKVFPTRSHTVSAQGGITVALGNAHEDHWEQHMYDTVKGSDFIGDQEAIEFMCKTGPEAVIELEQMGLPFSRFENGKIYQRPFGGQSKNFGGEQAARTAAAADRTGHALLHCLYQQNVKHKTEVFSEWYALDLVKNEDGAIVGCTAIDIESGEIVYFKAKATILATGGAGRIFASTTNAHINTGDGVGMAMRAGVQMQDMEMWQFHPTGIAGAGVLVTEGCRGEGGYLLNKDGERFMERYAPNAKDLASRDVVARSMMTEIREGRGLDGPLGPHCLLKLDHLGKETLEARLPGVCELSRTFAHIDPADGPIPVLPTCHYMMGGLPAKVSGQVIRQNGDGTEQDVVGLFAVGEIACVSVHGANRLGGNSLLDLVVFGRAAGQHLGKALDETATPKDATEADIAQSLERLNRWESNKDGEDPAQIRKDLQLCMQLNFSVFRSGDAMAEGLKELKAIRERLANAKLSDNSTEFNTQRIECLELDNLMATAIATAYAANYRTESRGAHSREDFLDRDDDNWLCHSVFDPVSEEMTKRDVNMEPKLRDAFPPIKRTY
- a CDS encoding succinate dehydrogenase iron-sulfur subunit, with the translated sequence MNLNIAIYRYNPDVDAKPYMKDYTLEVAEGTDMMVLDALMLLKEQDPTLAFRRSCREGVCGSDGLNMNGKNGLACITPVSTFKGKKIEIRPLPGMPVVRDLIVDLSQFYKQYEKIKPYLINDEKTPAREHLQSPEERAHLDGLYECIMCACCSTACPSFWWNPDKFIGPSGLLHAYRFLIDSRDTATEERLSELDDAYSVFRCHSIMNCVDVCPKGLNPTKAIGHIKSMLLKRAV